The genome window TTGGTCAAGTCATGTGGCTCAGCTTGACAAGTATTTAAGCACATACCTTCAACTGAAAGGACATGGGAGTAGGCCAAAAAAGTGGCCTATGTTCCCATTAAGTTGTGCAGCTGGGTGGCCTTCCAGAAGTCTATCAAGGACTGTGTATTTCAGGTGTCCCTTCTACCTCACTGCcatgttgctcctgccctctgctttagAGCCCAtggccagctgcttctgggaaacTCCTGCTTGCTGTGAATAGTGGGAAAGAgagggagtgctgatgtcaggggttcccccaccccctctgaacCTCATCTCCACTGAGTGGGAGCAGGGGAACAGGGCAGGGTTCAGGAGTGGGACCAAGGAAGCttgctggcagctgctgctgtgtcTAAACAAGCAGACTTCGGACTGCTGAGTGTCAATATACTTAGAAGGGCAATGTACATAAATGGGGGGCAGAGTACTTAAAGGGGCAATGCACATATGTATCTCTTGcacacgtgtacacacacacacactctctcactcacCTTCCACCACATACTTGTACTGTTGTAGTAACTTAttgatactttttaaaatgtgttattttaGATTTTGACTGGCatttgcatttcataatttttgtttctttcttatgcttaaatttaattctttgagtagtgagttctctTAGCTGttctggctggagtaattatctacatgataactttttaaaaatatatatttaggtttttgtttctactgtggtgcacatctgcacattacCTTCAtatggtgcatgtaacaaaattaatTACgtacgtggatggaaaaaattagagggaacaccggAAGTGGCTAGGGTATGCAGATTCACTAGTCACAAATTCCACCTGGGTGTTACATAATTGGTTGGACTTGCTGCTCTAGCCCCCAGTCTCACAGCCAGATTAGAGATACTATGGTAATGGGCACAGCATAAGAACCTGAATATCTTAGAATAGATCTCTTGCATCTTTGGTTGGATGACACAGGAAGTCTGTATTAGTTTGTACATAAAGCTCTTTATTATGCCATCTGAGTTTTATATGAAGAGATCTGACGATGAAAATGCACTGAATAGTAAATACTTCTCTGGGGAGGTTTTAATAACTAGTGAAGCACTACTAGATTCCTATCGGTAAGCCATCAATTCTGGTTAGAATCCTGTAATTTTCCTCTAGTCTCTAGAAAAGAAAACAAGACTATAGTGCTGTAATACTTACTTGATAGTGATCATTTTCCTTTCTGTATCAGAGGAGTCCAATTTCTTCATTTTTAGAACATTTGTAGCCCACTGGAATTTTTCTGAGTTGATAAACAGCAATGGCTGATGCACCCTGGGATAAACTTCATCATCGAGAGGAAGCATCCATGCATCTAAGGCAATGCCACACCTGCAGAAAAGGACTATGTGGTTATATCACTGTCATAGAATGGTGCATAGGGTAGTCTCCATATGCTTTGAGTTGCTATGTACATAGATAAGTGGGCTATATGAGAGAATTCCTGGAGGGATATCATGCTTTCATTTCATACTGGAACACCAGTTGGTATTGCAGAGAGCAGGCCCTGTTCCCTCAGTCCTGTCCCTGTTAAGCTCCAGCAGAGACACTTCTTCTAGGTACCAAGGAATGAGGAAGCACATGACTGtattccagggctgtgtctagactggccagtttttccggaaaatcagccgcttttccggaaaaacttgccagctgtctacactggccgcttgaatttccgcaaaagcactgacttcctactgtaagaaatcagtgctttttgcggaaatactatgctgctcctgttcgggaaaaagtcacttttgcgcaaaagggccaatgtagacagctgagatttgttttcctcagaaagccccgattgtgaaaatggcgatcggggctttttttcggaaaagcgcgtctagattggcatgccagtctagacgtagcctagatgttctGGCTCCCGAGAGCTCACAGAAGCAGGAATAAGGGAAAAATTGTCCATAGGAAGCAAAGCCATGTTTTTATAGTTGCTGTAATAATTACAGTTGTTACTAGTAAAATGAGATTTCAGCACAATCAAGAAGAGCAAAAAGCTGACATGCAGAATACCATCTAAGAGCCCAGGGGCTTGCCTTTGCTTTATGATACTTACTTGAATCTAGTTTCTTTGCTAAGAGTCTCAATGGCTGTGGCAGCACCAAAAGAGTGTCCCATCATTGCTATTTTGTTATTATCAATAGAAccctgtaaaaaaaaatcaaggtgcTGTCAGGAACATTCCTAACTTTTAGTCATGACTTCATATCTGCTTTAAAAGCTAGAGATTACTGGGATGGAAATCAAATGACAGCAGATATAAAAACACAAGTTCAGGATTGCATGAGATTGACATTCAACTTGTTTTTAGCTGATGTGATTAGACTTTTATTAAAAGGAGTCAAGATCTCTTCAGTCACCTTTAGAAGAGTCCAATCAAAGTTTGAAGGCAGGACATTCTCTACATGTTTTCCAGAATTAATATCAAGAATGAGGTCAAGAGCTTTGATACACTCCTCTCTTCTCTGTTGCACCTAGACACAGATAACAGACAACAGTAGTTACCCTTCTGGACAGAAAGAACAAAGTACTAGGCATTCTTTTAAAATACTTAGGAACAAATATTAACAACATCCAGGGCTTCAGGTCCATGGGATTTCTCTTATGGTCAAAGATAAGCATTGTGCAGAATTGGAGCGTGGAtccataaaacagaaaaaaaaaaacggtGCCGGACCAGTTTAAACCACTAAAGAGTTTGGCCCTTAGGACTGGAACGATGCAATGGAAGTCTTGTGACTGCACAAGACTTTTCAGGAGCAGGCTTGTCAGGAGTTGAATAAAAGATGTATGTAAAACTTGGCTGGTCCTGATGTCCCTTTGTCTCTCTGTGGGGTTTGCTTGAATGAGCTACCATGTTACAGTACATCTTGCCCTTTCTATGCTGGAGCTCTAAAGTGTGTTAATGTGCTGTTTGTCTTCATTTAGACAAGCCCTCAATGGGAACTAGTCAAAGCCCATCTTGTGTTATACCCATATTACCAAATGACAACTCTGAAGTGGTTTTATCccttttaatatttatattttatcacacagtaaaaataacatttctctctttctttggAACTAGAGTTCTATGTGAGGCTGACACTCACCCCAGTCCGGATGGCCAGCACAAGGCCATGAGCCACTGAAATCTCTCTGCCAGAAAGATCATTCCAATGGGCTATAATTCTGCAGGTTTCTCCCAATCTTTCTCTAATTGGCATGAATTTAGGATCATAAATAGGATGTTGGGTGTATATATGAGATGTCAATTGCCTTATTTGTGCACGCACTAACACCAGAAACTCACTAAGGACGTCATCCAAAGCatgttgaagtctatggaaagACTTCTACTGACTTAAGTGGGAATTGGATCAAAAGAGAAAAGATGCCGGCAGGTTTCTGAAGCCATGTCTGCACTTGGAATGTTTtacgagtacaggcagtccccgggttatgtacaagatagggactgtaggtttgttcttaagttgaatttgtatgtaagtcggaactggtacatattgtaggggaaactctagccaaacatttctccagagctcagttttattctcccacaccttacttccctcagtcctttattctcaagctgaggtgtctgctgagaaaagccgctccgcgtctccctggtctgctgggggggcgctagcttcgcgtctccctggtctgctgggggaaagcagctagtgcagggttgcctcaccccgtttgtaagtagggatccgatgtaagtcggatccatgtaacccggggactgcctgtatagctatGTGGGTGTACTGTACCAATTAAGCAGTCTTAGGCTACACTAGAgggttttgccagcagagagtatgctaataaagtgctcattagcatttgttgtgctgtcattagcatattctctgccagagactttttgcacaagaggtttttacgcaaaaacaagcaggctacgtctagactggcatgattttccggaaatgcttttaacggaagtttTCTGATGTATTCAGCCTTGCAACATTCATataacactctggctacgtctaaactggcatgattttccggaaatgcttttaacagaaaagttttccgttaaaagcattttcggaaaagcgagtctagattggcaggatgcttttccgcaaaagcattttttgcggaaaagcatccgtgccaatctagacgcgcttttccgcaaaaaagccccgatcaccattttcgcaatcggggcttttatgcggaaaacaaatctgagctgtctatactggctcttttgcgcaaaaggacttttgcccgaatgggagcagcatagtatttccgcaagaacactgacaatcttacatgagatcgtcagtgcttttgcggaaattcaagcagccagtgtagacagctggcaagtttttccggaaaagtggctgattttccggaaaaattggccagtctagacacagtgtaGGCAgatccgttttgcgcaaaaaatctcttttgcacaagattcttatgccttAAAAAAGGAGATAtccagatcttgtgcaaaagggagtttttgcacaaaacgggtctgtctacactgtttttgggcaaaaacctcttgcgcaaaaattctcgggcagtgtacacgtagcctagTGTACACGTAGCCTTATTGTGGACACAACTTATACCAGCAAAGCTCGCTTTTGTGTTGGTATAACTTATTCCAGGCCATACTCTTTCTCTCACCTATGAGCAAAATAAGCTGTACTGCCAAAAGCACAGTTTTGGTGGTATAGCTACATCTACGTTAGAGGCTTTTGCAGGCAACGCTATGATGGTCACAAATCGTAACTCATCACACTCCTGAACACCATAGAAAAGTCTGTAGTACAGCcctgggctgaggcaggaagCCTGATGGTTTAGTGTCTTTGCAAATATGCCAGCCATAATCAATCCCTTAGCACCTACTGGGTGCTAGATTGCTGCTTCTTTATTTGTTAGATCAGCATTCCACAACAAATACCTGTTGGTGGCGTAGAGGAAATTCCTGTTCACCTTGTTTTAGTCTTCTGTAGTAGATCCATTCCTCTTCCAAAcctgctgcagcctcctctcGTGCTTCAGAAACAGGACTCTCTTTATAATAATAAGTAGCAGAAGAAGATTTGTCTCTATAATATAGAAAAGAAGTTATTTCTGAAGGCTAGTTCACACTGATGCAAACTGCATTCAACTTGCATGAACTTCAGCGGTGAAATTGTGGCTCCATTGAAtttaatggggccaggatttcaccgtCTATCAAAAAGAACTAGCACCAAGAAAATAACCAGAGCAGCATTATAACTGAATgcataaattaaaagaaaactgaGCTGATCTTGTTTCATCAGAGTCAAATATTAAatagtgcattttaaaaaaatacatagaaAACTGACAGCTACCCTAGTCAAAGAATTCAAATAATTTGCTCTTTGTTTAGCTTAAGAGTTGAGCTTTGAGAAAAACTTTTGAAGAAAATTAATAGTTTAATCTTTTTAAATAACTCTGTTAGTCTGTACAATACACACTACATTCTGTGTGAGTCTTTTAGACTTAAAATGTTACTGAGAAAAATAATCTCTTAGTCAAATAAGTGCTTTTCAAATGTAAGAAGGTCTTAGGTTTTGCACACAGCACCTTGCAAGATCAAATCATAAGCATAGGACTTAGAAGAGGCGAACAGTTATTTTACAAAGTCAAAAACTAGATATACTGCACATACCTGTGCTCTACAGCAACAACAATAAAACCCTGAGATGCCATCTCAATGCAGATAGCAGAATATATAGTCCTGAAATCAAAAGCATACACTGGTTAAATACACATGGTTTCAATGTTTTGCTCCTGAAATAACCTATAGGCAATATTTGTACTGCATCTAATTTAATTTTGTGCATTGTATATTAatccttcctttctttctcaAGTTACTATTGGACTGATTTTTATGTTGAAGTCTGTAAGCATGTTCAAAGTCccacattaataataataattaataataaataattacaaataATACCTAGATCATATGGTGCTTTTATTCATAGAACTCAAAGAATTTGAGAGAGGATGCCACTATCATTATTCTAAGTTGTAGCTGGAGAAATTGAGGCACCTAGCAGGGAAGTGACTTGCTTAAGATAACCAAGCTAGTCAGTGGTGCAGCTAGGAATCcacccaaggcctctgagagcacCAGACTGGGATCCATCCACTAAGCCGCACAGCCTCTCTACCTTTTTATATCAACACACACTTTGTAGAggattttttgaggaagagaacTAATGACTATATGTAATAATAATTTCTGCATAATACTTTACAtcttcaaagtgctttaaaaatgttaactAATTGATTCTCACAACACTGCGGAGAAGCAGGCATTTTCAAATAAGAAAACATATAGGTAAATTGGAGCATGCCCCCAGTTATTATATAACTGGCATTGATTTCAATATACTAATTTACACCTGAAGATCTGGcccattgtttttaaaatcagttttagcTAATACTGTGATGGATCCAACACAACTTTACTGAAATCGTGTTTGAGATCATTCTCAAGAACTGTCAATTTTCTGGGCTTAAATTCCTCCCAGGCATAACTCTGCTGATCTCAATGGAGTTACATTGGAGATTTGCTTGTCCCCGTGTGGTCTAAAGCCACAAATGGCAGCATTACCTGAACGCGCCAAgtccatgggaaaaaataatGAGGGGGTATTTCTCTCCAGACTTGAAAGCAGCATTCCATTTTGCAGGACATGTCACTGAGCCTGGATAAAACAAGGTATCTGCAGTTAGTGTAGTTTTTCATGTAACTACTTCTTTGAAACACTTTCTGATACCCTCCCTTATCTTGGGTAGGTGCTTTTTTCCTCAGGTtgccccactgatttcaataggttATTTAAGTGAGATACACAAGAAGACTAAGAGGAAAGGCCTTATTTTGTATTCTACACTAAAAGCCTGATCCTACAAACACAGGCAAAGGGTGAAATTCCCCCATACAGAGAGCCCGCATCAGGCCTATGTTCTGCAGAGAAAGATTTTCAGGGGCATAAGACAAGCGTCCAGCTCTTACTGACTTTCAATCTTAGACACTTAGCACCCCTTCCTTCCCTGCGCTTGTGCCTTCAGAAAGCTTCCCTAGGGGCCTTAAGTGAtagacttttgcacaagaaggaattTTACCCataggcttcgtctagactggcatgattttccgcacatgcttttaacggaaaagtaacATAATTCTCCAAATGACATTCCCTTGAGCTCCTGCTGTATTAACACGTTCCTCACATATAGGTACCATAACTAAACTGACCAAAGCGCACAATGTCTCAGCAGTAAGGCAATAAGAAATAAACCCATCCTACCAACGTAGTACTGCAAAAATTTCTCTCCTAACAACCGGTACATGTTTAGGAAGTCGCAGATTCCGCGATAATATTCCTTCCTGGGGATCCACTTGGTGTCTTCACTAGTCGTGCCATTTTGGGAAGGATAATACAGACGAAAGAAGCTTCCCTGCAAATGAATCAGAAAAAGAAATCGATTTTTATCATGGAAGTTGctaaaaagtaaaaatatttttgccaAAGAATTTAACGTTAAAATGATACCAGCAGGTGTAAGAGAGAGTCCAAGGGGAAAATTAACAATGAAGCTCAACTGTGATCCCCACCAAATGTAGCTGTTTTTTTCATACCTAGGAACCAAACAAGCATGAGGTCTTGCTAAAGCTATGAAAAACTAGTTAATTAGCTAAAGTTAGCTAACATTCTCTTCCAGGCTGAACTGCCATTAAAGTATTGTTTAAAAATGTGGTGCAGTGAAAACTATTAACTTTAGAGcatttgctgcctctattctCTTCTTTCCCTGTTCTCTTCCTATTTTCTATTTCTTCCTGTGTCACATTTTGTCAGGTATGTTCAAAGCTTCCATATCCCTCAGACTTGTTTCAGGGAATGTGATACAGCAGATAGGTCAAGGACTGTGAGTCAGAAGATTTGGCCTTTATACCCAGCTTAGGCACTGACTTGCTTTATATCCTATACTCcacagtgcctcagtttctctgtctaATTTGAGTCCCGTGATCTACCATCACTTGCTCTGTTAAGGGGATTTTTCTGATGGGGCCAGCTGCAGTTGTAGGAGAGgaatttatatttgtattttaggtttaataatgtagtacAGGCAggccccgacttacgcggatccgacttatgtcggatccgcacttacgaatggggctttctcgccccggagctctcaggcagcggtccgccacctcgacctccggggtgagaaaagctgctcccggtgcccctggtctgctggggaccgtctccagcagaccagggacaccgggagcgaagccgcagccgcggcggggtcccgcgcctctgaggctttgccagagcaaagcctcagaggcgcggcaccccgctgccgctgcggctttgctccccgtgtccctggtctgctgggggggggcccaacTAGTGTGCCCCCCActggcagaccaggcttttgttgtggaccctggggcagagcagctggggcgctgccagttggtcccgcagcgccgctctgggcactactggaccaacccggcagcaccccagctgctctgccccaggcgtcctgattcagccgctgctggtcagtttcagcagcggctgaatcaggacgcctggggcagagcagctctggtgctgctgggttggtccagtagcgccgagaagcggtgctactggagcaacccagcagcactccagctgctctgccccaggcatccccaagtcagccgctgctgaaactgaccagcgctgactacaggaagcccgaggcagagttgctctgccccaggcttcctggaatcagccgctgatcagtttcagcagcagctgacttggggacgcttggggttcttaagttgaatctgtatgtaagtcagaactggcggtcagtttcagcagcggctgaatctggacgccagttccgacttacatacagattcaacttaagaacaaacctacagtccctatcttgtacgtaacccggggactgcctgtaatgtataGTTAATGTATAGTAATGtatacattactacattattaaatctaaaataaaaatataaatcccATTCCTACACAGTCACTGGAGACGTGGGTGGTGGACCTCTATTGCAGCCAAGTTACCAGGAAGTTTGGATGTTGAAGCAGGTATCAGGAATCCAGAGGCATGGGGGCTCTGTGGGATGGTTCTGCATATCCCATAGGATATGGGGCAGCACCTGTGGCTCATTCTATTGGATGGCAAAGTACGAGGATGACCATACTGCCTGTTTAGCACAGCACGGTCCCTTTTTTaagttctctctcccttttttcccttcttccaaaaAGGGGCATTTGTCCCGTGTGCTTTTGCCTGATTCAATCAGTTGGCAagaacaatgaaaaaaaatgctCACTTTTGTCAAAAATGTGGGGTATGGTGCAGAGGGGACAAGCAGAGATTCCAACCACCTAGACCCAAAGCTGGTGGGAGAGGCATCCTTCCAACATGGGGAAAAGGGTTCCAGCCACAGGTGATAGCCTTTTGAGGGTTCCAGTGATGAGTGACAATTTGGGAGGATGGGTGGCAGGCTTCCAGTGAAGGACAGCAAActaggggcagggagaaggcccTCAGGCAAGTGGCTGGGGTTATCCTGTTTCTTCTAtgagaaatatggtcaccctaacacagagctactcaacatatggcccatttgtttgcaggcccacagtgtggtttcagtttacatggggctcaacatgcggcttgaaggtgggatcctttgaacatggcctccactgggaacacgctccacaatggtgagtcaatataatggtcttctgtcattgctcattaaaagtgctgtcatatgggtggaaattgggtgaatattgcattttattaatatcagcagaactgacttaaatggggcctgatgtgtagtcttgccttaatctttgtattcgtgcccatatgtgtaaaagaagctatttgcatatatttgcatatatatttttgcatgtatatgcaactacacttaagctACAGCcgtcagcatgtgctgtgagtatcattgtggcccccaaggcttctAAAGTTAATTAGCCATGACCTAACACATTCCCCATTTTCACTGTGCCAAATGGAACGGTAAGGAGGAGTTTTCCTGCCTCATTTCAAAGAATTCACTATGGTGAGCTATATGAATTCAGTGGAAGTTACAAGCCTAAATAACTTTGAGGAACTGGACTAAGGAAGATTGCCTTAGCTGGGAAAGCTGGATCAGGCTCTTAAATTGCACTTAGAGATGGATGGTGTATATACAGTATCTGGACATATTTATCTGTCAAATCCAGTTTACAAAACCTGCATCCTAGTATCTGACAAAATCCATCAATTTACAGTATATTTCTGTCATTACAGCCTTACACTTCCAGTGATACTTGTGCCACAGTAGTCATCTTATGTCATTACTCTTACAGAattaatgaaaatgaaatattttgtacacaaaaaataaaatgccTCAGAGCTGAAGCAGGCTTTGTCCTGCTCCTCTGCACCTGTGAATTTTCACTTATCAGAACCAGGGGAAGCTTCCATTTAATAAGTATCTCATAATATGATGAAGGCTGCCATGTTGGACTCATGGCTTATGTAAAAATAAAGGAGTGAGAGGACCTTTTGGCTTTCATACCTGAGTTGTGTGACCAGTCATCAGATCCGTGCAGCCAACAGAGTAAGGCCCCTTCCCCCGAGGAATTCTATACATCTTTGCAGAGTTCTTGCTCTCCATATCCTTCTGTGCATTAACACACAAACCTGGGGGTAAAACACAGAACAGGTGACTACCACCTCCTTTGCATACCTGCTGAAGAGGACATCACAGCATTACAGATTCAGGACTTTGAGATTCAGGGCTGAGCTGACAGTCAAGAGTGATGAGAAGCAGGCAGaggattcatagattttaaagccagaaaggaGCATTATGATCTCCTGTGTATCTCAAGCCACAGAATTTCACCTGGGAGAGTGTTGTGTGGAGGAGCCACAGatagctgggagggaggagaatgatGAAGGGAGGAGTAAGAGAGCCAGGGGCAGCGATTATTAGAGTGACACAAGGACTAGGAAGCTGGCAGAAGCCTGGGATTGCTGTGGAGATGAGTGGTGATAGTAGACCTTTGATGAGGCAGGATTAGCAGTTCCTGAAGTAGCCTGCATTGAGGAGTTTGACTCATCCTCCCCTCTTCTAGCA of Pelodiscus sinensis isolate JC-2024 chromosome 3, ASM4963464v1, whole genome shotgun sequence contains these proteins:
- the PLA2G7 gene encoding platelet-activating factor acetylhydrolase isoform X2; the encoded protein is MESKNSAKMYRIPRGKGPYSVGCTDLMTGHTTQGSFFRLYYPSQNGTTSEDTKWIPRKEYYRGICDFLNMYRLLGEKFLQYYVGSVTCPAKWNAAFKSGEKYPLIIFSHGLGAFRTIYSAICIEMASQGFIVVAVEHRDKSSSATYYYKESPVSEAREEAAAGLEEEWIYYRRLKQGEQEFPLRHQQVQQRREECIKALDLILDINSGKHVENVLPSNFDWTLLKGSIDNNKIAMMGHSFGAATAIETLSKETRFKCGIALDAWMLPLDDEVYPRVHQPLLFINSEKFQWATNVLKMKKLDSSDTERKMITIKGSVHQSFPDFTFLAGTFVGKIFKLQGDIDPNIAIDISNKASLAFLQKHLGLEKDFNQWDTLVDGEGNNVIRGTNINLPSTQPESLE
- the PLA2G7 gene encoding platelet-activating factor acetylhydrolase isoform X1 — translated: MQSSKFHLLFHFRYWLLWTSIGKLGQIQLAGLCVNAQKDMESKNSAKMYRIPRGKGPYSVGCTDLMTGHTTQGSFFRLYYPSQNGTTSEDTKWIPRKEYYRGICDFLNMYRLLGEKFLQYYVGSVTCPAKWNAAFKSGEKYPLIIFSHGLGAFRTIYSAICIEMASQGFIVVAVEHRDKSSSATYYYKESPVSEAREEAAAGLEEEWIYYRRLKQGEQEFPLRHQQVQQRREECIKALDLILDINSGKHVENVLPSNFDWTLLKGSIDNNKIAMMGHSFGAATAIETLSKETRFKCGIALDAWMLPLDDEVYPRVHQPLLFINSEKFQWATNVLKMKKLDSSDTERKMITIKGSVHQSFPDFTFLAGTFVGKIFKLQGDIDPNIAIDISNKASLAFLQKHLGLEKDFNQWDTLVDGEGNNVIRGTNINLPSTQPESLE